In Chitinophaga sp. HK235, a single window of DNA contains:
- a CDS encoding AAA family ATPase: MSSEVVKQLQEAVQFSPENVPLRLHLAQVLLQDYEYVQAEEQYRKVLELSPENTAAQLGLARTFYHQQKYSAAIVVLEQLEHHEPDHFDALLLHCRILVKENSLQAAKDVYQHLLLLNPGFRDEALDAQFRLPQQQQSFTLDEEEDEDPDKIFTMEKPDINFSDVGGMEREKQEIDLKIIKPLQFPDLYKAYGKKAGGGILLYGPPGCGKTYLAKATAGQIQAEFINVGIHDVLDMWIGNSEKNLHGLFELARQRKPCVLFFDEVDALGANRTSMRNSGASHLINQFLSEMDGIAADNENVLIIGATNAPWSLDPAFRRPGRFDRIIFVAPPDTDGREAILKLQLRNKPVSDVDYKALAKATAGYSGADLKAIVDIAIEDKLMEALQKGVPQPISQKELVKAIKTHKPTTREWFNTARNYALYSNEAGLYDDVLKYLDIKK, from the coding sequence TGCAAGCCGAAGAACAATACCGCAAAGTATTGGAACTCTCACCCGAAAATACCGCTGCACAACTGGGACTAGCCCGTACTTTCTATCATCAGCAAAAATATTCTGCCGCCATAGTCGTACTCGAACAACTGGAACATCATGAACCAGACCACTTCGATGCGCTGTTGCTGCATTGCCGCATCCTGGTAAAGGAAAACTCCCTCCAGGCAGCAAAAGATGTTTACCAGCACCTCCTGCTGCTGAATCCCGGCTTCCGTGATGAAGCGCTCGATGCTCAGTTCCGTTTACCACAACAGCAACAAAGCTTTACGCTTGATGAGGAAGAGGATGAAGATCCCGACAAGATCTTTACCATGGAGAAGCCTGACATCAACTTCTCCGACGTGGGTGGCATGGAAAGAGAGAAACAGGAAATAGACCTTAAAATTATCAAGCCGCTGCAATTCCCTGACCTGTACAAGGCTTATGGTAAAAAGGCTGGTGGTGGCATCTTATTATATGGTCCTCCGGGCTGTGGTAAAACCTATCTTGCCAAAGCCACTGCCGGACAAATACAGGCGGAGTTTATCAACGTGGGCATCCACGATGTACTGGATATGTGGATCGGCAACAGTGAAAAGAATCTCCATGGCCTGTTTGAACTGGCACGCCAGCGCAAGCCCTGCGTGCTTTTCTTTGATGAAGTAGATGCATTGGGCGCCAACCGCACTTCTATGCGCAATAGCGGTGCCAGTCACCTCATCAACCAGTTCCTCTCCGAAATGGATGGTATCGCAGCCGATAACGAAAATGTGCTGATCATCGGTGCTACCAATGCTCCCTGGAGCCTCGACCCTGCCTTCAGACGCCCCGGCCGCTTCGACAGGATCATCTTCGTGGCACCACCCGACACCGACGGCCGGGAAGCCATCCTTAAACTGCAGCTCCGCAACAAACCGGTGTCCGACGTGGATTACAAAGCACTGGCCAAAGCTACCGCCGGCTACTCCGGCGCCGATCTGAAAGCTATCGTGGACATTGCCATCGAAGATAAACTCATGGAAGCACTGCAGAAAGGTGTACCACAACCGATATCACAAAAAGAACTGGTGAAAGCCATCAAAACACACAAACCTACCACCAGGGAATGGTTTAATACAGCCCGTAATTATGCCCTGTATTCCAACGAGGCCGGATTGTATGATGATGTGCTCAAATACCTGGATATTAAGAAATAA